A portion of the Syntrophobacterales bacterium genome contains these proteins:
- a CDS encoding TVP38/TMEM64 family protein yields MPITENRTIRVKLMAALGLAILFGGIYWFLFRSGFLETVCDCAKLHGQVLQWGLLGPLAVIGLMTMAVVVSPIPSAPIALASGLAYGHFWGTIYIVIGAEAGAVIAFFIARSLGYEAMKKRFGNRLSVGLLGSQNAMTGLVMALRLIPFASFDIVSYAAGLTPLKPWRFALATLVGLIPVSFALAHFGGELAGIDFNRITLIALALGAVTLIPILAIYIRRRKGSPDRSKVLPPG; encoded by the coding sequence ATGCCGATCACAGAAAACCGTACAATCCGCGTCAAACTCATGGCTGCACTCGGCCTTGCGATCCTCTTCGGCGGCATCTACTGGTTCCTTTTCCGATCCGGTTTCCTGGAAACCGTGTGCGACTGCGCCAAACTCCACGGACAGGTCCTCCAGTGGGGTCTGCTGGGACCGCTCGCCGTCATCGGGCTCATGACCATGGCCGTCGTAGTCAGCCCGATCCCAAGCGCGCCGATCGCCCTTGCCTCAGGGCTGGCCTACGGCCATTTCTGGGGGACGATCTATATCGTAATCGGCGCGGAGGCGGGGGCCGTCATCGCCTTCTTCATCGCCCGGAGCCTCGGTTACGAAGCGATGAAAAAACGTTTCGGAAACCGTCTCTCCGTCGGCCTGCTCGGTTCCCAGAATGCCATGACGGGGCTTGTCATGGCGTTGCGCCTGATTCCCTTCGCCTCCTTCGACATCGTAAGCTACGCGGCCGGGCTGACTCCCTTGAAACCGTGGCGCTTCGCCCTGGCGACCCTGGTCGGGTTGATCCCCGTGAGCTTTGCCCTGGCCCATTTTGGCGGCGAATTGGCCGGTATCGACTTCAACCGGATCACCTTGATCGCCTTAGCCCTCGGAGCTGTCACCCTCATCCCCATCCTTGCGATTTACATCCGCCGCCGGAAAGGATCTCCCGATCGGTCGAAGGTGCTCCCTCCGGGTTGA
- a CDS encoding FAD-dependent oxidoreductase, with translation MASFEYDLGIIGGGAAGLTAAAGAAQFGAKTILIEKSSKLGGDCLHYGCVPSKTLIHTAAVWNLAGRSKAFGLPALTLPPVDLGAVMDRVQAVIEKIQHHDSPERFCGLGAEVRFGSPAFADDHVVELDGKRIAAKNWIIATGSSPVVPPIEGLAAVPFWTNEMVFSQRTLPGRLIVLGGGPIGLEIAQAFARLGSKVIIVEFMDQILGPEDADMAEILKARFEAEGVKILTGTKALKVESKGPAILLTVGPETKEGPSTVIEGDALFLSTGRKPNIGDLSLEKAGVVFNPRGITTNNRLKTNISHIYACGDVNGQFPFTHVAGYEAGIALTNAILHLPRKVDYGKIGWCTYTDPEVASIGFNEKRARKEGLDFRIIEEPFEDNDRAQAEGETLGKIKILLDKNDKLLGCQMMGAHAGELIHEWIIALSAGVKLSAMAGAVHVYPTLSEISKRAAGQVFADKLFGDRTKSILKLLFSLKGRACTLPDDQQ, from the coding sequence ATGGCAAGCTTTGAATATGATCTGGGGATTATCGGGGGTGGGGCGGCTGGTTTGACGGCGGCGGCCGGCGCCGCTCAATTCGGGGCAAAAACAATACTGATCGAGAAATCGTCGAAACTTGGAGGCGATTGCCTCCATTACGGTTGTGTCCCCTCGAAAACGCTGATCCACACGGCGGCCGTATGGAATCTCGCCGGACGGTCAAAAGCCTTCGGCCTTCCAGCTTTAACGCTGCCTCCCGTGGACCTGGGCGCCGTTATGGATCGCGTACAGGCGGTCATTGAGAAAATCCAGCATCACGACTCCCCGGAGCGGTTTTGCGGGCTTGGGGCCGAGGTCCGTTTCGGCAGCCCAGCCTTTGCCGACGACCACGTCGTGGAATTGGACGGAAAGAGGATTGCGGCAAAAAACTGGATCATCGCCACTGGATCCAGCCCCGTCGTGCCCCCCATCGAGGGTCTTGCAGCCGTCCCCTTCTGGACCAACGAAATGGTTTTCTCGCAGAGGACCCTGCCCGGACGTCTAATCGTGCTCGGCGGCGGGCCGATCGGCCTGGAAATCGCCCAGGCCTTTGCGCGTCTGGGCTCCAAAGTGATCATTGTTGAATTCATGGATCAGATTCTGGGGCCGGAAGATGCCGACATGGCGGAAATCCTCAAGGCCCGCTTTGAAGCAGAAGGGGTGAAAATCCTCACGGGGACCAAAGCACTGAAGGTGGAATCGAAAGGCCCTGCGATTCTGTTGACTGTCGGCCCCGAGACGAAAGAGGGTCCGTCCACGGTGATCGAAGGGGATGCCCTGTTTCTGTCAACAGGCAGGAAACCCAATATTGGCGACTTGTCTCTTGAGAAAGCTGGAGTTGTTTTTAACCCGCGCGGCATTACCACCAACAATCGTCTTAAGACGAACATCTCTCATATCTACGCCTGCGGCGATGTGAACGGTCAATTTCCTTTTACCCACGTTGCAGGATACGAGGCGGGAATCGCCCTGACCAATGCGATCCTGCATCTCCCCCGAAAAGTGGACTACGGCAAAATCGGCTGGTGCACCTATACGGACCCGGAGGTGGCCAGCATCGGCTTCAACGAAAAACGCGCCCGCAAAGAAGGCCTGGACTTTCGGATTATCGAGGAGCCATTCGAAGACAATGACCGCGCCCAGGCAGAAGGTGAAACATTAGGCAAGATAAAGATCCTCCTGGATAAAAACGACAAACTCCTCGGTTGCCAGATGATGGGCGCCCATGCGGGTGAACTCATTCATGAGTGGATCATTGCCCTGTCAGCCGGGGTAAAGCTCTCCGCCATGGCCGGCGCTGTCCATGTCTATCCCACCCTGTCGGAGATTTCCAAGCGCGCCGCGGGACAGGTCTTTGCGGACAAGCTGTTTGGCGACCGGACAAAAAGCATTCTCAAGCTGTTGTTCAGCCTGAAAGGAAGGGCCTGCACCCTGCCGGATGATCAGCAATAA
- a CDS encoding peroxiredoxin family protein, with product MNEFNEKGIRIIGAAVDNLEDAQKMVESRKLTFSLAYGMDAKDFAGMTGAFFDDRKGFLHATAFIIRPDGTIENAVYSTGPIGRLTATDTIKLIDYRKKTASQITS from the coding sequence ATGAATGAATTCAATGAGAAGGGCATAAGAATCATCGGCGCCGCTGTGGATAACCTGGAAGATGCCCAAAAGATGGTTGAGAGCCGTAAACTGACCTTTTCGTTGGCATACGGGATGGATGCAAAAGATTTTGCCGGGATGACCGGGGCCTTTTTCGATGATCGGAAAGGGTTCCTCCATGCAACCGCATTCATCATCCGGCCGGATGGCACCATCGAAAACGCCGTTTACAGCACGGGACCGATCGGCCGCTTGACGGCGACAGACACGATCAAACTGATTGATTATCGAAAGAAAACGGCGTCACAAATCACGTCATAA
- the zwf gene encoding glucose-6-phosphate dehydrogenase: protein MHKQIKCDEGAVPVKPEPFVLVIFGAAGDYARRMLLPSLFHLYRDGLLPDDFPVVGFGLPEMNDSQYRKWVREAIRKYSDTRPSAADLSAFSAHLRYLSSPFDQVDGYRTLFKIIETLCHEDRSKKFNVLFYLAVPPVAAPVIIDMLERNRLAGNLYEPRILMEKPFGRDRPSAVRLNSLILKVFNENQIYRVDHYLGKEAVQNLLFFRFANSIFEPLWNRRYVCHVEITMSEQIGVENRGRFYEETGVVRDVVQNHIMQLIALVAMEPPVGFAADDVRDEKVKVFRTIRPMDEKFINQFIIRGQYGSGKIGRTVVKAYREESGVSPASLTPTFCAGKLFIDNWRWAGVPFYFRAGKRLAKRATRISVLFKQPPLKLFRNVCDTLESNTLHLTLQPQEKISFAFSVKNPGMRNHPQNAMMEFRYDQAIESDRHSAHERLLLDCLRGDQTLFARQDGVEAMWQVVDPIVKRWENLPPATFPNYHAGSWGPPEADALLSRDGFSWSHLE from the coding sequence ATGCATAAACAGATAAAATGCGATGAAGGCGCAGTCCCCGTCAAACCGGAGCCTTTTGTCCTGGTGATCTTTGGCGCAGCGGGGGACTACGCCAGAAGGATGCTCCTGCCTTCGCTCTTTCACCTCTACCGGGATGGCCTCCTGCCGGATGATTTCCCCGTGGTCGGTTTCGGTCTTCCTGAAATGAATGATAGCCAGTATCGAAAATGGGTACGTGAAGCCATTCGGAAATATTCCGACACGCGGCCCTCAGCCGCCGATCTGTCCGCTTTCAGCGCCCATCTTCGTTACCTCTCATCCCCCTTTGACCAGGTTGATGGCTATCGGACGCTCTTCAAAATCATCGAAACTCTTTGCCATGAAGACCGGAGCAAAAAATTCAATGTGCTCTTCTACCTCGCCGTGCCCCCCGTCGCGGCGCCGGTCATTATCGACATGCTGGAACGTAATCGGCTTGCAGGCAATCTCTATGAGCCGAGGATTCTGATGGAAAAACCTTTCGGCAGGGATCGCCCATCGGCCGTTCGGCTCAACAGCCTTATTTTGAAAGTATTCAATGAAAACCAAATCTATCGCGTCGATCACTATCTGGGCAAGGAGGCGGTCCAGAATCTTCTCTTCTTTCGTTTTGCCAACAGTATTTTCGAACCCCTCTGGAACCGGCGCTATGTGTGCCACGTTGAAATCACCATGTCGGAGCAGATCGGCGTCGAGAACCGGGGTCGCTTCTATGAAGAAACCGGGGTGGTCAGGGACGTGGTGCAAAATCATATCATGCAGTTGATTGCCCTGGTAGCCATGGAACCGCCCGTCGGTTTTGCAGCGGATGATGTCCGTGACGAGAAGGTGAAGGTCTTTCGCACGATCAGGCCGATGGACGAGAAGTTCATCAATCAGTTCATCATCCGCGGGCAATACGGCAGCGGGAAAATTGGACGTACGGTCGTCAAGGCTTACCGGGAGGAATCCGGCGTTTCTCCTGCATCCCTGACGCCGACTTTTTGTGCAGGGAAGCTGTTTATCGACAACTGGCGGTGGGCCGGCGTCCCTTTTTACTTCAGAGCGGGCAAACGCCTGGCGAAACGGGCAACGCGAATCTCTGTTCTTTTCAAACAGCCCCCCTTAAAGCTCTTCAGGAACGTTTGCGATACGCTGGAGTCGAACACCCTCCATCTAACGTTACAGCCCCAAGAAAAGATTTCCTTTGCTTTCAGCGTGAAGAACCCGGGAATGCGAAACCATCCGCAAAACGCCATGATGGAATTTCGCTATGATCAGGCCATTGAAAGCGACCGGCATTCCGCCCATGAGCGGCTCCTCCTCGATTGTCTGCGGGGCGATCAGACCCTTTTCGCGAGGCAGGACGGCGTCG